The nucleotide window CCACCTAAGTAGTTGGTGAGTACCCTCTTAACACCAAGACCGCGTTTGGATGGTTTACAAATCTCTCGGTTCACAATAGGAGTTCTGTCTAATCCCCTTGCTGGGCTAACCATCGGTGCAGGTGATAAGCTCGGAGTATTAATAGTCGATCCATAAGGTGTGCACGAGGATGGCACTGAACGCGGTATTGAGACCTTCTTGTGAGATAGGACATTCACAATAGGTACATTGGATAGTTTATCGGTGTGTTTGGTTAAGTCATCGACATATAATAGATCATCTATGCGCGCCACAATGTTGAAGGATAAACTTTCTAAAACTCTTGAGTAACTTTCTAGGATCGATTTCCCCACATCCTGAAGCATGGGAACATAAGTTCAGGAATCAGTCAAAGATAAAAATGTTTTTCGcaacataattttaattatgatatatatagtggatttagtgacatttattagacccttaatagtataataaaaaatcttaCTATAATTATTCGAGACATAAGATCTAGtttatagactatagtaacaattacatatgttaTTAAAGGCCAAATGAGATGTCACTAAATCGCTTTatattgaaacttaaaataaaaatcaacaattattacactaaaaatataaatcagtgataTTTTTTAATGACACTAAATCCTATATCgcgaaaaattaatattgttgtAGTGTTTATTAACATGATGCAAATGAAGAATAGAGATTAGACCTTGTTGTACTGTATTTTACTGGTGTCCAATGAAGTTTGAGTGAGACTAGGAAACCGTTGTTTCAAGCATAGAAGTAATCTTTCAGCCCTTTCAGCAAGGATTTCTCTTTTGTCTCCATCAACCATTAGATCTCTGACCATTCCCCATGACGATTTTGTGGTTGAACGGTTGGGATTAGTGACGGGTTTTGGGTGGAGTCTACGCCTCCATACATAGATCGCAGCTTCCACACGATTCGCTATCTCAAGAGCAACATGTTCGGTTGTTAAGTCTAGGCAATCAAGCAAGCACTCAGGGGAGAAGTGATCTGATGTAATGTACCGATAAATCATGTCTCCTAAGCACGCTTTTCCATTCtgctaaaaatagaattgtTCGAGTTAGGGACCAATAACTTAAGACTGAATACATTGAGCCTATACGAAACAATTTTTTACCTTAGGAAGGGTTTCAATGTATGACTCGGGAACATCCATTTCAGCTAAAACCATGCTATTGATCGACATGGCTGCTTTGAGTATCTGGTGAGCACACTCACGCTTATGATCGAGTTGCTTCCTCGAGCTCTCTTGAAGGCCTCCTGCAGGAACCCGAGGCACTGGTAGCCACCACTTTTCCTCTTGTCTGTGTATAGTATTTCGGAAAGAGGATGATCCATCACAATCTGAGGCTACGATTCCTTGATCGACATACCAAAACTCGGTCTTGCTGAAACTATCTAATATATCCTGATGACAGCATAAATACAAAGGCATTGCATTATATAGAAAGACACATCAAGCATGATTTAGCTACTGGGGTACCATTGAGAAAGTAGAACTGAATTCTTACAATGAGCATATTGTCTAGCTTGCGAAGAGCCGGAAGATTAATGAACATATCAGTCCGAGGTCTGCAAGTCATTACCTGAAAAGATGCAACAACTTAAGGGTAAGAGGTTTGTTGGAAACAAAGGAATTTTGATAGTAAAAAAGAGTTCTATGAGAATTTTAGGTTGGCCGGATAGTTGAGTGTTAACTGTACAGTTACACGGTTACACCCTAGTGATAAGGGTTCTATTCTCACCACCTATAGTATCAGTATTACCCTCTTGCTTGTAAATGGATTCTTCTTATTCCCTACTAAAAAAAAGGAGTACTATGGACTATGGAATGACTAGCATTTCCCAACTTTTAAACTCTTATAATTTGTAAGGATGTTGTGATTTTGTGACAAATAGCTTCCAAATTACCAAATAGTAGTACAAATCTCCCATTTGAATCTTAAATCATGGTCTTTACTTGATCTTTGAGGCCTAGGATTGATAAGCTAAAAATGGACAAAATTTGGGAGATTATAATTATTTGGTTTTGGATTAAAATGGATCATTAAATCATATGTACTTTTTATTTACGTGAAGTTGCAGACTACAAAAACAATCTCATCGTTATCATTGACAAGCATAAAGATTGCGTACATCCGAATCTCAACCCTCATCCTAAAAGGAAAGCCACCTAATGAGacattggggtaatgaaatgtATTACAATACCTAAACAACATAGCTATTACTAATATTTACCCccaatcttttgagattaagaCTTTGgcgttgttattgttaatgacgATTCAGATAGGGTACAAATAATATGAGTTGCAAACTTATTCAAATTGCGCCACAATTCTCAATGCATTTTAGGGAAAAAAAATGACAATGGAAGAGTAGACTACCTCAAGCTTCTTTCCATCAGGAAATGTCTGCCAAGTTGGTATTAATTCAACAATATGATCACCAACACAAAGCATCCACTCCATCTCTCTTTGCCACATTGATTTTTTCTCCACGGGCAATGGCTCTAGCCTCCACAACTGCCCAAATATTGTagctataaaaattataataaagttATGTTAGGCCATTTAACAAATAACATCATTATTAACCCAATATCCCGCTTAAAAACCCGCTCGAGAGAGAAGGTGACGAACATTTCATACCCGTATTCCCTTCAAAGTGAGGCAATTTAACAAACCTCCCTATGAAAACAAAGTAAACACCccaaaaaaaagtattataatACTTACCACATAAATTAGTTATGGCATTAGAAACAGCAAGAGCAGTGGAAACCCCTTTACCACTACCAGACATATCTTCACCAAGCAATAGCTTTGCAAACCTCTCTTTCATCATTTCCATCTCTGAaacattcaaacaaacaattacaTCAATGGCCCACATCTTAAATCATAAACCATCAAACACTATATCCAGATCAACCCAAATAAAAGCTTAAACTCATAATTAAGGCCCCGATAATTTATGATATATTCTATCATACCCTTGACATGAGAGTCTTttgaaccagaggtgtccatcTAAAATAAGTAGTGGTTGAGATTTAAAGTCGTGACATGATTTTTTGTCATGTTGGCTTCTGATCACCAACCTAACTAAAGCTCTATCATAATTCATATGTTATACTCCTATGTCCGTTTGAATTTGAtacataatacaaattaaaatgagaatcTTTTTTAAACTTGTGTAATAATTTCAAAGGGACGAAGAGGGTATAAAGAATAACAACacaattaaatacaaaatcaaagaGGACCCACAAACCAAAATTACCAAAACTTACCAGAAATGTTCAAATTATGCTTCTTGAGCTCCAAATTATCAACTAAAACATGTTTAGTTGACTTAGAAACAGTGGAATTGGGTGGTTTAGGAATTGCAGCTTTTGTAATAGGCCAACCCAAAAGAGGAGGTGAAGAAGTTGATTTTTTCCCCAATCTAACTTCAGCTTCAATACTACTTCTCCTCTCAGTAACAGACTCAGTCACTGACTCGGTCACTAACCCATTTGACTCAGTTAAGTTTAAACCATCTTCTTTCCTAAATGAAGTACCCATCTTCCAAAGTTTCAATCTTTTTCTATACCAAGTACAAATTTGAGCAAAATGTTAACAAAATTTTGAATCCCAGAATAAAAAGTTGGAATCTTGATGAAGCATTTGAGCTTTTGAATGGAAACAGTGGATTAGTGGGAAGCTTTTTAtggtgaaaaatgaaaattcttGCACTCAGAAATAAGgggaaaaaaaaagttgagatattctgagaaaaaaaaaagagtgggccttaaaattaaaattttgatttgaaaatgCAGATTGCAGGGTAACTGTCAGAATATGCAAAAGGAGAACTTCCAACGTCTATCTGAATGTTTCTTTCTCAGTTTCCCTctatttgtattttgtatatatttcaaaataacGTTAAAATATTGGGACTTGGGAGTGGGGTCATGTGGTATCACTGGTATGTCCATATGTTCAACGGCTAGGAACGGgctatgtatatataaatagcacctcctttttttttaattttggagtAGGTTTATATTCCAGGTAGTGATTTAAATACTAGTTTTTTAGTGATTTATACAGATttatatattgatatttttgaaaATGTAATTATTCGATAAAATAGCAGTGAATATTATGTAGGATGGAGCATAAAATTGTTTATAGAACGTTACAATTTGTtgcatttgaaaattaaaaatagagatttaagatattttctacaattttatCAATGATTTATATTCTAACAGCTACTGTAACTTCTAATTTCACTCAAGAATATCGATTTACATAGCTTAGTGGATAActacatttttatattattcaaaTACTAATGAACGCATCAACAAATttgttaacaaaaataataacatgcattaaatagtaaaatagaaaacaaaataaagataaaaatagaaatagtctTTTTCTTGCTCCCAAAAGGTttgcaattatttttttcttagtttgtcttttatattttactatatttttatttttgatcataATTTacactttaaaaaattttccatCCATATTTTCAATTGTTGAGTACTCCTTGTGATAATAATTAGATCATAGGAAGTTCCTGCATATTAGCGTTAGTTAACCTAAAAATCGTGTGAATTTGCATTTATGAGAAGAAGAGTGGCGCTCTTCTTTAATCAAATTCACACGCAGGCACACAAATGCACAATTGCTTTCCATTCTTCAATTCATGGACTTTAAAAGCAGCCCTTCAAGGCCATCTTCGTAAGCGTGATGTTCAAAAAAAGCACtactaaaattcaaaaaaataaagttttgaaTTTGAGACAAAAAGGTATGAATCATCATTTTTCTTCAGTATATAGAGTactaatatctttattttactCTTTCTTATTCAGTTTAAATATTACgcttagaatatatatatacgaagaaaaaaaaattatatataatttgaatatGATTCATTGTAGTCAATTGTTAGGGTCTATTTTTGCTTTTAGATCATccactaatatttttttaatagatcATCcaccaatattttttttacattgtcAATAGAGATTAAACTCAtaacttttctttaaaaaaaaatagtcatttcTTATCAACAGAGTTAactaaataactaatattaATCTTATTCAAAGTCGTAGTATTAATTAAGTAAAAGTCGATAATCAattcttttttcattaaattattGTGTTCGATTTACTCAAGCTACcctttaattcaaaaaaaattattaaaaaagtaaaagtcaACTTTTCCTCAAAGTTCAATAAGATACTCCAATGACAACCGTTTTCCCTTATGATGATGAAATCACTTTAAATCAGAAATTCCTTGACATCATAAACGATGATCATTTGCACAAACAATAAACTTAAAAGCAGTACTCGATGGAAGAGCTAGACAAAGTATTGCATGCCTCCAAAGTTGCATTGGAAGTAAGAAAGTTGATGTCTAACGCTGTCTTTCTTTTAAGTTGATTGcgatttaaaataaaagaagaGTAAAATAtgtatgaaaaatattttttttaaaatttttaagtaaaCTAAATTGAATATGTACACAAACTTCATGATTATCCCCCTATTCAAATTTATAATCCctcttattcattattattgtcttatttgattttgtatatttgtcaatttatatactaaattaaaattataaaaagttaatgtaaataaaatagattttgagacgaatcaaataagatttaactcatataattaagaataaaatacaaataaagagTAATCAATAAATAGTatgaaaaaaccaaataaaataataacactaaataagagtatatttttgaaattt belongs to Amaranthus tricolor cultivar Red isolate AtriRed21 chromosome 17, ASM2621246v1, whole genome shotgun sequence and includes:
- the LOC130803594 gene encoding rop guanine nucleotide exchange factor 5-like isoform X2 encodes the protein MGTSFRKEDGLNLTESNGLVTESVTESVTERRSSIEAEVRLGKKSTSSPPLLGWPITKAAIPKPPNSTVSKSTKHVLVDNLELKKHNLNISEMEMMKERFAKLLLGEDMSGSGKGVSTALAVSNAITNLCATIFGQLWRLEPLPVEKKSMWQREMEWMLCVGDHIVELIPTWQTFPDGKKLEVMTCRPRTDMFINLPALRKLDNMLIDILDSFSKTEFWYVDQGIVASDCDGSSSFRNTIHRQEEKWWLPVPRVPAGGLQESSRKQLDHKRECAHQILKAAMSINSMVLAEMDVPESYIETLPKNGKACLGDMIYRYITSDHFSPECLLDCLDLTTEHVALEIANRVEAAIYVWRRRLHPKPVTNPNRSTTKSSWGMVRDLMVDGDKREILAERAERLLLCLKQRFPSLTQTSLDTSKIQYNKDVGKSILESYSRVLESLSFNIVARIDDLLYVDDLTKHTDKLSNVPIVNVLSHKKVSIPRSVPSSCTPYGSTINTPSLSPAPMVSPARGLDRTPIVNREICKPSKRGLGVKRVLTNYLGGELKSKSSPNQIEAAPPASIKSIIGSSHDDTENVDPQKVSITHHKPSRFR
- the LOC130803594 gene encoding rop guanine nucleotide exchange factor 5-like isoform X1; this translates as MGTSFRKEDGLNLTESNGLVTESVTESVTERRSSIEAEVRLGKKSTSSPPLLGWPITKAAIPKPPNSTVSKSTKHVLVDNLELKKHNLNISEMEMMKERFAKLLLGEDMSGSGKGVSTALAVSNAITNLCATIFGQLWRLEPLPVEKKSMWQREMEWMLCVGDHIVELIPTWQTFPDGKKLEVMTCRPRTDMFINLPALRKLDNMLIDILDSFSKTEFWYVDQGIVASDCDGSSSFRNTIHRQEEKWWLPVPRVPAGGLQESSRKQLDHKRECAHQILKAAMSINSMVLAEMDVPESYIETLPKQNGKACLGDMIYRYITSDHFSPECLLDCLDLTTEHVALEIANRVEAAIYVWRRRLHPKPVTNPNRSTTKSSWGMVRDLMVDGDKREILAERAERLLLCLKQRFPSLTQTSLDTSKIQYNKDVGKSILESYSRVLESLSFNIVARIDDLLYVDDLTKHTDKLSNVPIVNVLSHKKVSIPRSVPSSCTPYGSTINTPSLSPAPMVSPARGLDRTPIVNREICKPSKRGLGVKRVLTNYLGGELKSKSSPNQIEAAPPASIKSIIGSSHDDTENVDPQKVSITHHKPSRFR